In Marinobacter sp. M3C, the genomic stretch CGGCAGTGGGGTTTTTTTGACCACGCCGGCTGATGTTGCCATCAATACAAACTGATCTTCCGGGTAGTCCCGAACCGGCAGGAAGGTGGTGATACGTTCACCCTCGTCCAACGGCAGAATGTTCACCATCGGGCGGCCGCGTGAAGCACGGCTGGCGCGCGGAATTTCAAATACCCGCAACCAGTAGACTTTGCCACGGTTGGAGAAACACAAAATAGTGTCGTGAGAGTTAGCCACCAGCAGTTTTTCTACGAAATCTTCGTCTTTCATAGAGGTCGCCGCTTTTCCACGACCGCCACGGCGCTGAGCCTGATAATCTTCCACCGCTTGCGTCTTGGCATAGCCGCTGTGGGAAATGGTGACTACCAGCTCTTCTTCATCAATCAGATCGGCCACGGTTAAATCGCGGCGGGAGCTGGTAATTTCAGTGCGACGCTCGTCGCCAAACTCTTCCACAATAGCTTGCAGTTCGTCGCGAATGACCTGCATCAGGCGCTCCGGGTTACCCAGAATGTCCAACAAGTCGGCAATACGCTCCAGAATTTCGCGGTATTCGTTTTGCAGCTTTTCGGTTTCCAGACCGGTCAGGCGATGCAGACGCAGGTCCAGAATTGCCTGGGCCTGTTCCGGAGACAGGTGATATTTGCCATTGCGCAAGCCGTAAATTTCCGGCAAATCGTCCGGACGGCAGGCATCTTCGCCAGCGCGCTCCAGCATGGCCATCACGTCTTCGGATCCCCAACCCTGGGCAATCAGCTTTTCCTTGGCTTCTGAGGCCGAAGGCGAGGCTTTGATCAGCGCGATGATCTCGTCAATGTTGGCCAGCGCAACAGCCAGACCTTCAAGAATATGACCACGCTCGCGGGCTTTGCGTAATTCAAAAATTGTCCGACGAGTAACCACTTCGCGACGGTGACGTATGAAAGCGTCCAGCATTTCCTTCAGATTGAGGATGCGCGGTTCGCCGTCAATCAGTGCCACCATGTTGATACCGAACACGGTTTCAAGCTGGGTCTGTTTGAACAGGTTGTTAATGATCACGTCCGGGTTTTCACCACGGCGCAATTCGATAACAACGCGAATGCCTTCCTTGTTGGACTCGTCACGCAGCCCGGTGATGCCTTCCAGGCGTTTCTCTTTCACCAGCTCGGCGATTTTCTCGATCAACCGCGATTTGTTCAGCTGATACGGCAGTTCGGTGATGATAACCGCGTCGCGCTTGGTCTTGGCGTCGTGCTCTACTTCGTGGCGGGCGCGAATGTACACGCGGCCACGGCCGGTGCGATACGCCTCAACAATGCCCGCACGACCGTTGATGATGCCCTCGGTGGGGAAATCCGGACCGGGGATGAATTCCATCAGTTGATCAATGCTTAAGTCTGGATCATCAATCAGCGCCAAACAGCCTTTCACCACCTCAGTGAGGTTGTGAGGCGGAATATTGGTGGCCATACCCACGGCAATACCGGAGGAGCCGTTGATCAGCAGATTGGGCACGCGGGTTGGCATAACCACCGGAATCTGCTCAGTGCCGTCGTAGTTAGGCACAAAATCGACCGTTTCTTTGTCCAGATCGGCCAGCAAAGAATGGGCGATTTTCTTCATGCGAATTTCGGTGTAAC encodes the following:
- the gyrA gene encoding DNA gyrase subunit A, giving the protein MGELAKEILPVNIEDELKQSYLDYAMSVIVGRALPDVRDGLKPVHRRVLFAMSVLNNDWNKAYKKSARVVGDVIGKYHPHGDSAVYDTIVRMAQPFSLRYPLVDGQGNFGSIDGDNAAAMRYTEIRMKKIAHSLLADLDKETVDFVPNYDGTEQIPVVMPTRVPNLLINGSSGIAVGMATNIPPHNLTEVVKGCLALIDDPDLSIDQLMEFIPGPDFPTEGIINGRAGIVEAYRTGRGRVYIRARHEVEHDAKTKRDAVIITELPYQLNKSRLIEKIAELVKEKRLEGITGLRDESNKEGIRVVIELRRGENPDVIINNLFKQTQLETVFGINMVALIDGEPRILNLKEMLDAFIRHRREVVTRRTIFELRKARERGHILEGLAVALANIDEIIALIKASPSASEAKEKLIAQGWGSEDVMAMLERAGEDACRPDDLPEIYGLRNGKYHLSPEQAQAILDLRLHRLTGLETEKLQNEYREILERIADLLDILGNPERLMQVIRDELQAIVEEFGDERRTEITSSRRDLTVADLIDEEELVVTISHSGYAKTQAVEDYQAQRRGGRGKAATSMKDEDFVEKLLVANSHDTILCFSNRGKVYWLRVFEIPRASRASRGRPMVNILPLDEGERITTFLPVRDYPEDQFVLMATSAGVVKKTPLPNFSRPRSSGLIALSLDEGDTLIGAAITDGSAEIMLFSTAGKAVRFKEEAVRPMSRTARGVRGIRMAGGHHVVSLIIPQDNAVLLMASEHGYGKRTNLDEFPTYGRGSQGVIAMQCSDRNGNLVTALQLFDGDEMMLISDKGTLVRTRTDEVSVLSRNTQGVRLIKLSQEDERLVGVERIAETDAEEITDEDVIGENTEVEGVTDGVSDVQTGDETLGGNSTDADDNGDADAGDE